A window from Chryseobacterium phocaeense encodes these proteins:
- the rpsI gene encoding 30S ribosomal protein S9 — translation MSIVHKIGRRKTSVARVYVKPGSGNITVNGKDAKDYFSTDVMVYKLNQPFILSETVGQYDVTVNVFGGGNTGQAEAIRLGISRALCEINAEFRLALKPAGLLTRDARMVERKKPGQKKARKRFQFSKR, via the coding sequence ATGTCTATAGTTCACAAAATCGGAAGAAGAAAAACTTCTGTAGCTAGAGTTTATGTAAAGCCAGGTTCTGGAAACATTACAGTAAACGGTAAAGATGCAAAAGATTATTTCTCTACAGACGTGATGGTTTACAAATTGAACCAGCCGTTCATCCTTTCTGAGACTGTTGGTCAGTATGACGTTACCGTAAATGTTTTCGGTGGTGGTAATACAGGTCAGGCAGAAGCTATCAGATTAGGTATTTCAAGAGCTTTATGCGAAATCAACGCTGAGTTCAGATTAGCATTGAAACCTGCTGGTTTACTTACAAGAGACGCAAGAATGGTGGAAAGAAAGAAGCCAGGTCAGAAAAAAGCAAGAAAGAGATTCCAATTCTCAAAACGTTAA
- the rpsB gene encoding 30S ribosomal protein S2 codes for MAKANVKDLLEAGVHFGHMTRKWNPNMAPYIFMEKNGIHIVDLHKTAVKLDEACSALEKLTSAGKKVLFVATKKQAKEVVAKHAAELNMPYITERWPGGMLTNFVTIRKAVKKMNHIDKMKKDGTFETLSKKERLQVDRQRANLEKNLGSISDMVRLPSAIFVVDIMREHIAVTEAKKLGIPVFGIVDTNSDPRKVDFVIPGNDDASKSIDMILNIVSDSIKEGQSQRKADKEKSKEEGEKVSADTDADFDAE; via the coding sequence ATGGCAAAAGCAAATGTAAAAGACCTTTTAGAGGCTGGCGTACACTTCGGTCACATGACCAGAAAGTGGAACCCAAATATGGCTCCATACATTTTTATGGAGAAAAACGGTATTCACATTGTAGACTTACATAAAACAGCAGTTAAACTGGATGAAGCGTGCAGCGCTTTGGAAAAATTAACTTCTGCAGGTAAAAAAGTTCTTTTCGTAGCAACTAAAAAGCAGGCGAAAGAAGTAGTGGCTAAGCATGCTGCTGAACTTAATATGCCTTATATTACAGAAAGATGGCCTGGAGGTATGCTAACGAACTTCGTTACTATCAGAAAGGCGGTAAAGAAAATGAACCATATCGACAAAATGAAAAAAGACGGTACGTTCGAAACTTTATCTAAAAAAGAAAGATTACAGGTAGACAGACAAAGAGCTAACCTTGAGAAAAACTTAGGGTCTATCTCTGACATGGTTCGTCTTCCTTCTGCAATCTTTGTTGTAGATATCATGAGAGAACACATCGCTGTAACTGAAGCTAAGAAATTAGGTATTCCAGTTTTCGGTATTGTTGATACAAACTCTGATCCAAGAAAAGTAGATTTCGTTATCCCAGGAAACGATGATGCTTCCAAGTCTATTGATATGATCTTAAACATCGTTTCTGATTCTATCAAAGAAGGTCAGTCTCAAAGAAAAGCTGATAAAGAAAAATCTAAAGAAGAAGGAGAAAAGGTATCTGCAGATACAGATGCTGATTTCGATGCTGAATAA
- a CDS encoding DUF6759 domain-containing protein, with amino-acid sequence MKKLFLLSGISLILMSCDANYSTYPVRTNYPASGSGNTSMSTEREYAELIKTYKPETAEVLTDLLNGDSPTDPRTSISVENKSPCNMVLTVSSNNFYKKIPIGSGKIGYTMVPKNQNYRLSGKLCNSSYQSTKFITTSYAIKLTN; translated from the coding sequence ATGAAAAAGCTGTTTCTCCTTTCCGGTATCTCACTTATCCTTATGAGTTGCGATGCCAATTACAGCACCTATCCTGTAAGAACCAACTACCCTGCTTCCGGATCAGGGAATACCTCCATGAGTACGGAAAGAGAGTATGCGGAACTTATTAAAACATACAAACCCGAAACAGCGGAAGTTCTGACAGACCTTCTCAATGGCGACTCTCCTACCGATCCCAGGACTTCTATTTCGGTAGAGAATAAATCACCATGCAATATGGTGCTCACGGTAAGCAGTAACAATTTCTATAAAAAAATCCCGATAGGCTCCGGGAAAATAGGCTATACCATGGTGCCTAAAAACCAGAATTACAGACTCTCGGGAAAACTCTGCAATTCTTCTTACCAATCTACAAAATTCATTACCACTTCTTACGCAATCAAGCTTACCAATTAA
- a CDS encoding DUF6759 domain-containing protein: MKKKFLTTLLLIFLIPGFASAQKNIKNGKGSKDILKSTNIREIEDYLKNAHPDDPKRSILKPKLIALKNSEWTKGAKNAKPMETRPVITEIPNRFMRNSYSDDAEEFKKLIAETSDQHKEKTVKLLNAMFDEDITRKEAVLLFRNNSDCNIVLRIEGKDFYNLAVPAHGENFIVLNKGSYTLSSNVCDIRYISAKDIKKSIFVVIDNPGHPGKQNPEPAENPVKDLKKAIPEKPKKKKKS; this comes from the coding sequence ATGAAAAAAAAATTTTTAACGACCCTCCTCCTCATTTTCCTGATTCCAGGTTTCGCCAGCGCGCAGAAAAATATTAAAAACGGCAAAGGCAGCAAAGACATTCTCAAGAGCACCAATATCCGGGAAATTGAAGATTATCTTAAAAATGCACATCCCGATGACCCTAAAAGGAGTATACTGAAACCAAAGCTCATTGCTCTGAAAAATTCTGAGTGGACAAAAGGTGCAAAGAACGCCAAACCCATGGAGACACGGCCTGTGATAACCGAAATTCCCAACCGGTTTATGCGGAATTCCTATTCTGATGACGCCGAAGAATTTAAAAAACTGATCGCCGAAACTTCCGACCAGCACAAAGAAAAAACGGTCAAGCTGTTGAATGCAATGTTTGATGAAGATATTACGCGCAAAGAAGCTGTTCTTCTGTTCAGAAATAATTCCGACTGTAATATAGTTCTTAGAATTGAAGGAAAAGATTTTTATAACCTTGCCGTACCTGCGCACGGAGAAAATTTTATTGTTCTCAATAAGGGCTCATATACCCTGAGCAGTAATGTCTGTGATATCAGGTATATCTCTGCAAAAGACATAAAAAAAAGTATATTTGTAGTGATTGATAATCCCGGTCATCCCGGTAAACAGAACCCTGAACCAGCAGAAAATCCGGTAAAAGATCTGAAAAAAGCAATCCCCGAAAAGCCTAAGAAAAAGAAAAAATCATAA
- the trmB gene encoding tRNA (guanosine(46)-N7)-methyltransferase TrmB, with amino-acid sequence MGKNKLARFAENKILPNVIQPTREDALKGFPMKGKWRDDFFKNDHPIVLELGCGKGEYSVGLAKTFPEKNFIGIDIKGARFWFGAKEAVENGMNNVAFLRSQIELVDHFFAENEVDEIWITFPDPQIKYRRTKHRLTHPDFLARYKKFLKPGGIIHLKTDSEFLHGYTLGYLQGAGHEIITAHHDIYGAPEYDPNTEHLRDIKTYYEELFSAKGKTITYIKFRIS; translated from the coding sequence ATGGGCAAAAATAAACTAGCAAGATTCGCAGAAAACAAGATTTTACCAAACGTTATCCAACCAACCAGAGAAGATGCACTGAAAGGTTTCCCCATGAAAGGAAAATGGAGAGATGATTTCTTTAAAAACGATCATCCGATCGTATTGGAACTGGGCTGCGGAAAAGGAGAATATTCTGTAGGTCTTGCCAAAACATTTCCTGAAAAGAATTTCATCGGGATTGATATCAAAGGCGCAAGATTCTGGTTCGGGGCTAAAGAAGCTGTAGAAAACGGGATGAATAATGTAGCGTTCCTGAGATCACAGATAGAATTGGTAGATCATTTTTTTGCTGAAAACGAGGTGGATGAAATCTGGATCACGTTCCCTGATCCACAAATCAAATACAGACGTACCAAGCACAGACTGACACACCCTGACTTTTTAGCGCGGTATAAGAAATTCCTGAAACCAGGCGGAATCATTCATTTAAAAACGGATTCTGAGTTCCTGCATGGCTATACTTTAGGTTATTTACAGGGAGCCGGACATGAAATTATCACAGCACACCATGATATCTACGGCGCTCCTGAATACGATCCGAACACGGAACATTTACGAGATATAAAAACATATTATGAAGAGCTGTTCTCAGCCAAAGGAAAAACCATTACGTACATTAAATTCCGGATAAGCTGA
- a CDS encoding DUF6759 domain-containing protein, with product MKKILLLFVSLVFISVSAQKRGKDYSNILRSKNIYEINAFLRDAHPDDPRRSVLKPRVMEMMTQYIKDAHPADQKVKDMQEMLALLRRRPSTKISFDEMNAIIKQKQIAKYKAELAAKQSTVVYTPSNAENTFVVNTTANAAVPNAEAEEFNMLMAVNPVEHKNRTVKILNALFNNDPSSKETTVLIRNNSDCNIIVRMEGVGNTKYRLAVPAHDESSIVIDKGQYLFTSMVCGAQYASQKTVEKAIMVALGASAAP from the coding sequence ATGAAAAAAATTCTTTTACTTTTTGTATCCTTAGTATTCATTAGTGTGTCTGCCCAGAAAAGGGGAAAAGATTACAGTAATATTTTAAGAAGCAAAAACATCTATGAGATCAATGCTTTCCTGAGAGATGCCCACCCTGATGATCCGCGCAGATCCGTACTGAAACCGCGGGTGATGGAAATGATGACGCAATACATAAAAGATGCCCATCCCGCCGACCAGAAAGTAAAAGATATGCAGGAGATGCTTGCCCTCCTCAGAAGAAGACCCTCTACCAAGATCAGTTTCGATGAAATGAATGCCATTATCAAACAGAAACAGATTGCAAAATACAAGGCAGAACTTGCCGCCAAACAGTCAACTGTAGTATATACCCCAAGTAATGCCGAAAATACTTTCGTAGTAAATACCACAGCCAACGCAGCTGTGCCCAATGCTGAAGCTGAAGAATTCAATATGCTGATGGCCGTAAATCCTGTAGAGCACAAAAACAGGACAGTAAAAATATTAAACGCATTATTCAACAACGATCCCAGCTCCAAAGAAACCACAGTTCTGATCAGGAACAATTCCGACTGTAATATTATTGTAAGAATGGAAGGCGTTGGAAACACCAAATACAGGCTTGCAGTTCCTGCTCATGATGAAAGCTCTATTGTGATAGATAAAGGCCAGTATCTTTTCACCAGCATGGTCTGCGGAGCACAGTACGCCTCACAAAAGACCGTAGAAAAAGCAATCATGGTCGCCTTAGGCGCTTCTGCGGCACCATAA
- a CDS encoding T9SS type B sorting domain-containing protein: MKKNLSFLFILCFFAFSFAQLDREHWFAPMVDRSVSPNPYQKLYLSTNRTTPFPVSIYSNNVLIGTVNISKNNPQKFDVLRKYIITNLQADLFTPSTKGLYLKAEFPFYANLRFSVFNHAEIITSKGIPSTGKNFYVAHAPISVSNTILNFMAGILATEDNTTITISGYKPTVQFSNGMTGATNPTLTVTLNKGQSYIIDGSGTIAANSNGFIGAKITASKPINLTNGNFNGQYAGNFPSSSDILMDQAVPVERLGSEFALVKGNGSRGSHMEGAIVIATQDNTQIFANDEIPPLITLNTGEYFVVPDSKYLLQGNNHYNLYLRTSKNAYVYQILAGDSASGSEVATGGFNFIPALNCYLPKQINELGLIDENFVHSNANPSGILNIPTKLNLITQRGANVTVNGGVPAATTGPFSMTGTNNWVTYGIPNVSGTITVISDKAITAGITAGSNAVGYGGFFAGFPTQPVILRSGGDCAPGIVLTVDPVIYDTYQWYVNGNIIPGATTASITPTQSGFYTCSVTMGSCAPLVTEEFKVLNCTKLSTATYDLCTTQTITPAFSSSAQTPVASTVAILTPPALGTAVIDPATGVITYNVTTPGVTGTDTFTYTFCGNDPIFTDCETVTVTINIQALTVTNVTINACNINGQGTFNLTTANVTNNSPVTITYYPTLVDAQTENPGALITTPNAYTAPNGTIVYAVVKNAIGCKAIAEITLSLYNLAIVLDNYNGVFCDDNLDGTVTVLLNNITGIVLNNPGYFINVRYYASLADANAGNANTLPNSWSYTATTTIYIRVESPDGCAVVVKPLQFSIGGRIPLITTAAVTTVCDDDLDGIKAVNLSQFIPQFTLDPNVTFTFHGTLADAQNDINALSVPVNITGTQTFYIRFEKNGVCPEVGSVKITVKSPKKSDKLKDVIICPKATTTLDAGPGFEKYLWSTGATSSSISNVPAGTHWVELTFNGCVYRQYVTVTESSLPIITTIEINGNTVTVGVTGGTPPYEYSLDGVSWQNSNVFNNVPRGPHKVFVRDSNLCEEVTKEFALINLINTITPNDDGHNDQIDYSSLMSNTNLEFRIFDRYGAEIFRGSPSNRYIWDGRMGGRPVPTATYWYFVSWTEYGTNISVKYTSWLLLKRK, from the coding sequence ATGAAAAAAAATTTATCTTTTTTATTTATACTTTGTTTTTTCGCCTTTTCCTTTGCTCAATTGGACAGGGAACACTGGTTTGCCCCAATGGTTGACAGAAGTGTAAGCCCCAATCCCTACCAGAAATTATATTTATCTACCAACCGAACAACTCCCTTTCCGGTGAGTATTTACAGTAATAATGTGCTTATCGGAACGGTGAACATCAGTAAAAACAATCCACAAAAATTTGATGTCCTGCGAAAGTACATTATCACCAATCTCCAGGCGGATCTATTTACTCCTTCAACGAAAGGTTTGTATCTTAAAGCTGAATTTCCATTTTATGCTAATTTAAGATTCTCTGTATTTAACCATGCCGAGATCATTACTTCCAAGGGAATACCATCCACAGGGAAAAATTTTTATGTTGCGCATGCTCCCATTTCTGTCAGTAATACCATTCTGAATTTTATGGCCGGTATTCTGGCTACCGAAGATAATACAACAATTACCATAAGCGGCTACAAGCCAACGGTACAGTTTTCAAACGGAATGACGGGAGCTACCAATCCCACGCTTACGGTCACGCTCAATAAAGGCCAATCCTATATCATCGACGGAAGCGGTACAATTGCCGCCAATTCTAACGGATTTATCGGTGCCAAAATCACAGCCAGTAAACCTATAAATCTCACCAATGGAAATTTTAACGGCCAGTATGCCGGAAACTTTCCATCCAGCTCTGATATTCTGATGGATCAGGCTGTTCCGGTGGAAAGATTAGGAAGTGAATTTGCCCTGGTCAAAGGGAACGGCAGCAGGGGCTCTCATATGGAAGGGGCTATTGTCATTGCCACACAGGATAACACTCAGATTTTTGCCAATGATGAGATTCCTCCGCTGATCACATTAAATACAGGAGAATATTTTGTTGTCCCTGATTCAAAATATCTGTTGCAGGGAAATAATCATTATAATCTTTATCTCAGAACCTCTAAAAATGCTTACGTCTACCAGATTCTTGCCGGAGATTCCGCGTCAGGAAGTGAGGTAGCTACGGGAGGATTTAATTTTATTCCGGCCTTGAACTGCTATCTTCCCAAGCAGATTAATGAATTGGGGCTCATCGATGAAAACTTTGTCCACTCCAATGCTAACCCATCCGGAATCCTGAATATCCCGACAAAGCTGAACCTTATTACGCAACGAGGAGCCAACGTTACGGTAAACGGTGGTGTTCCGGCTGCGACAACGGGACCATTCAGCATGACGGGAACCAATAACTGGGTAACTTATGGTATTCCCAATGTATCGGGAACCATTACTGTGATCTCAGACAAAGCTATCACCGCAGGAATCACTGCGGGAAGTAATGCAGTGGGATATGGAGGATTCTTTGCAGGTTTTCCTACACAGCCTGTTATTTTAAGGTCAGGAGGAGACTGTGCACCCGGTATTGTCCTTACGGTAGATCCAGTTATCTACGATACCTATCAGTGGTACGTAAACGGAAACATCATTCCCGGGGCTACCACAGCATCAATTACGCCAACGCAATCAGGATTTTATACCTGTTCGGTAACGATGGGAAGCTGTGCCCCATTGGTCACGGAAGAATTTAAGGTGCTGAATTGCACCAAGTTGAGTACAGCAACCTATGATCTGTGTACTACGCAAACGATTACACCTGCATTCAGCAGCTCTGCACAAACCCCTGTAGCTTCCACTGTGGCCATCCTCACTCCTCCTGCATTAGGGACAGCAGTGATAGACCCCGCAACAGGCGTCATTACTTATAATGTTACTACACCGGGAGTTACCGGAACCGATACCTTCACTTATACTTTCTGCGGAAATGACCCCATTTTCACGGACTGTGAGACAGTGACCGTTACCATAAATATTCAGGCCCTAACGGTGACGAACGTCACTATAAATGCGTGTAATATCAATGGTCAGGGGACATTTAATCTGACTACCGCTAACGTGACGAACAACTCACCGGTAACCATCACTTATTACCCTACCCTTGTAGATGCCCAGACAGAAAACCCGGGCGCTTTGATTACAACACCCAACGCATATACAGCTCCTAATGGTACAATTGTATACGCTGTGGTTAAAAATGCTATAGGCTGTAAAGCTATTGCTGAGATCACCCTTTCTTTATACAATCTAGCCATCGTTCTGGACAATTATAATGGTGTTTTCTGTGATGATAATCTGGACGGAACAGTCACCGTATTACTTAATAATATTACAGGAATTGTGCTGAACAATCCGGGTTACTTTATCAATGTAAGATACTATGCCTCTCTTGCCGATGCCAATGCGGGAAATGCCAATACGCTTCCTAACAGCTGGAGCTATACTGCGACGACTACGATTTACATCAGGGTGGAATCTCCGGACGGCTGTGCGGTAGTTGTAAAGCCGTTACAATTCAGCATTGGGGGCCGTATTCCTTTAATCACAACAGCTGCTGTAACCACGGTCTGTGATGATGATCTGGATGGAATAAAAGCAGTTAATCTATCACAGTTTATTCCGCAGTTTACCTTAGACCCTAATGTGACGTTTACCTTCCACGGAACTTTAGCCGATGCACAGAATGACATCAATGCACTTTCAGTTCCTGTAAATATTACCGGAACCCAAACCTTTTATATCAGATTTGAGAAAAACGGAGTATGTCCTGAAGTGGGTTCTGTAAAAATTACGGTTAAATCACCTAAAAAATCAGATAAATTAAAGGACGTAATTATCTGCCCTAAAGCTACTACTACCTTAGATGCGGGACCTGGATTTGAAAAATATTTATGGAGTACGGGAGCTACATCGTCTTCCATTTCCAATGTTCCGGCAGGAACTCACTGGGTAGAACTTACTTTTAACGGATGCGTTTACAGACAATACGTTACGGTTACAGAATCGTCTCTGCCAATAATTACAACTATTGAGATCAACGGAAATACGGTAACCGTGGGCGTAACCGGAGGAACACCACCTTATGAATATTCTCTGGATGGGGTAAGCTGGCAAAATTCGAATGTCTTCAACAATGTACCCAGAGGTCCTCATAAAGTTTTTGTAAGGGATTCCAACCTGTGTGAAGAAGTAACCAAGGAATTCGCTCTCATTAACCTGATCAATACCATCACTCCGAATGACGACGGGCACAATGACCAGATCGATTATTCATCTCTGATGAGCAATACCAATCTTGAGTTCAGGATATTCGACCGCTATGGTGCTGAAATCTTCAGAGGAAGTCCCAGCAACCGGTACATATGGGATGGAAGAATGGGAGGAAGACCTGTACCTACCGCCACTTACTGGTATTTTGTCAGCTGGACAGAATATGGCACCAATATAAGCGTAAAATACACAAGCTGGCTACTGTTAAAACGTAAATAA
- a CDS encoding T9SS type B sorting domain-containing protein has protein sequence MKKLLLSFLLLLVTINPLFAQRDTEHWFAPMAARSTNVSSPQQALYFSTDSTTPFPVEIYSNNTLLGTVTVSKGAPQTFTIPLGSIITSNTSELFTPVNKGLYTKGTKPYFVTFRFSVLSHGEILTSKGKAGIGKKFYAVVSPIENPVTALNFTTGIMATEDNTQVTVSDYSADVIFSNGWTGVTNPTLTFTLNKGQSYIIEGVGDKAGNKEGFIGAKIEADKPISVTNGNFNGQFAIIPAGGFFDGADIVMDQSVPTDRLGNEFVLVKGNGDISERMEDALIVATEGGTQVYINNSATPVVTLSEGESYRVNKLSNTNYINQGNNHYNMYIKTTKNVYVYQLLAGVATSNATVGFNYIPPLNCYLPRKIDEIGNINILPPTTNNVKLNILTETGAAVTVNGATPPAVQGPYPVLGTSSWVSYSVPNVTGNMTITSSKAVTAGISGGSGVVGYGGYFAGFSSIPVIAKQTGDCIPGIVLEVDDSFDSYQWYRNNTPIPTAISNSYTPTQSGEYTVKITVGSCPPITTPVYKVYTCLTETTMNETVCDGVKLIVPTFTNSTQSVVPGSVTIITPPVNGNAVIDPATGVISYAPAFSYVGPDSFVYKFCGNNPDFTDCEEVTLNLTVSESPVVSNASLRVCFLESNPALGLFNLTNAPVTTQLGVTKKYYPSPTDADNNTNEILNPANYEAPTGVAYVKVINANGCYRIAEVTLTVLPPVKSSVLVDKIICIEDTTTLDAGPGFNGYEWSTGATTQAISNAGVGTYWVKLKTGDCVTLQTVKVYASDQPVVSSIDISNTTVTVYAIGGNPPYQYSLDNIVWQDSNIFTDVSRGTSAVYVKDSYNCDPITVEITIPNLINAITPNNDGVNDVLDYSLLSGKKNLEFTIFDRYGTKVFQGDKNNGYKWDGTLGGSKRVPTGNYWFEIHWNEPSGKQTQVNYTGWILVKSRE, from the coding sequence ATGAAAAAACTTTTACTCAGTTTTCTTTTACTACTCGTCACTATTAACCCGCTTTTTGCCCAAAGGGATACCGAACACTGGTTCGCTCCTATGGCCGCCCGAAGCACTAACGTCAGCTCCCCGCAGCAGGCACTCTACTTTTCTACAGATTCCACAACTCCGTTTCCTGTAGAAATTTACAGTAACAATACGCTTTTGGGAACCGTGACAGTAAGTAAAGGAGCCCCACAAACATTTACTATTCCCCTTGGGAGCATTATTACCAGTAATACTTCCGAATTATTCACTCCGGTGAATAAGGGACTGTACACAAAAGGCACAAAACCTTATTTTGTAACCTTCCGTTTTTCCGTACTCAGCCATGGAGAGATCCTCACCTCTAAAGGAAAAGCCGGAATCGGCAAAAAGTTTTATGCCGTAGTCTCTCCAATTGAAAACCCCGTCACTGCTCTGAACTTTACAACAGGGATTATGGCTACAGAAGACAATACCCAGGTTACTGTCTCAGATTACTCTGCTGATGTGATATTTTCCAACGGATGGACCGGGGTAACCAATCCAACTCTTACATTTACTTTAAATAAAGGCCAGTCTTACATCATTGAAGGTGTTGGTGATAAGGCAGGTAATAAAGAAGGTTTTATCGGCGCAAAGATAGAGGCAGACAAGCCTATTTCCGTAACCAATGGTAATTTCAACGGACAGTTTGCCATTATTCCCGCAGGTGGCTTTTTTGACGGAGCTGATATTGTAATGGATCAATCTGTACCTACTGACCGCTTAGGAAATGAATTCGTCCTTGTAAAAGGAAACGGAGATATCAGTGAAAGAATGGAAGATGCCCTGATTGTAGCCACAGAAGGCGGCACCCAGGTATATATTAATAACTCCGCAACACCGGTAGTTACCTTAAGTGAAGGTGAAAGCTACCGCGTAAATAAGCTGAGCAATACCAATTACATTAACCAGGGTAATAACCATTACAATATGTACATTAAAACAACTAAAAATGTGTACGTATATCAGCTGCTGGCAGGTGTAGCAACAAGTAATGCTACCGTAGGATTCAATTACATCCCTCCTCTGAACTGTTACCTTCCGAGAAAGATCGATGAGATAGGAAATATTAACATTCTTCCTCCCACAACCAACAATGTTAAACTCAATATTCTGACTGAAACAGGAGCTGCCGTCACGGTAAACGGAGCCACTCCACCTGCTGTTCAAGGGCCATATCCTGTACTGGGAACTTCATCCTGGGTTTCCTATTCTGTCCCGAATGTGACGGGAAACATGACCATTACCTCATCTAAAGCAGTTACTGCTGGAATCTCAGGAGGAAGCGGTGTGGTAGGATATGGCGGATATTTCGCCGGATTCTCATCAATTCCTGTTATAGCCAAACAGACCGGAGATTGTATTCCCGGAATTGTGTTGGAAGTAGATGACAGCTTTGATTCTTATCAATGGTACAGAAATAATACCCCCATTCCTACTGCAATAAGCAATTCTTATACCCCTACCCAATCCGGCGAGTATACGGTAAAGATCACCGTAGGTTCATGCCCACCCATCACGACTCCGGTATATAAAGTATACACTTGTCTCACGGAAACAACGATGAACGAAACAGTGTGTGACGGCGTAAAGCTTATTGTTCCTACCTTTACCAATTCTACACAGTCTGTAGTACCGGGAAGTGTAACGATTATTACACCTCCGGTTAATGGGAATGCGGTTATAGATCCTGCTACAGGAGTCATCAGCTATGCTCCGGCTTTCAGCTATGTAGGCCCGGACTCTTTCGTTTACAAATTCTGTGGGAATAATCCTGACTTTACAGATTGTGAGGAAGTAACTTTAAATTTAACGGTTTCAGAAAGCCCGGTAGTAAGCAATGCATCTTTAAGGGTATGCTTTTTGGAATCCAATCCGGCCTTAGGTTTATTTAACCTTACCAACGCCCCCGTTACTACACAATTGGGCGTCACAAAAAAATATTATCCATCACCAACGGATGCCGACAATAATACCAATGAAATTCTCAACCCTGCAAATTATGAAGCGCCAACCGGGGTTGCCTATGTAAAGGTCATCAATGCCAATGGGTGTTACAGAATTGCAGAAGTTACCCTTACCGTGCTTCCTCCTGTAAAATCTTCAGTACTTGTTGATAAAATCATTTGTATTGAAGATACCACAACCCTGGATGCAGGTCCTGGTTTTAACGGTTATGAATGGAGCACCGGAGCCACTACACAGGCCATCAGTAATGCCGGAGTAGGCACCTATTGGGTGAAATTAAAAACCGGGGATTGTGTTACCTTACAGACCGTAAAGGTATACGCATCTGACCAGCCTGTTGTGTCAAGTATTGATATTTCCAATACTACCGTTACGGTGTATGCTATAGGCGGAAACCCACCTTACCAGTATTCCCTTGATAATATCGTATGGCAGGACTCGAATATATTCACAGATGTATCGAGAGGAACATCCGCAGTATATGTAAAAGACAGCTATAACTGTGATCCGATTACAGTGGAAATTACCATTCCTAATCTTATCAACGCCATTACGCCAAATAATGACGGAGTAAATGATGTTCTCGACTACTCATTATTATCCGGTAAAAAGAACCTGGAGTTTACCATTTTTGACCGCTACGGCACCAAAGTATTCCAGGGGGATAAGAACAATGGATACAAATGGGACGGAACTTTGGGCGGAAGCAAAAGGGTTCCTACCGGCAACTATTGGTTTGAAATTCACTGGAATGAGCCTTCCGGCAAACAGACACAGGTAAATTATACCGGCTGGATCCTTGTTAAAAGCAGGGAATAG